The Streptomyces sp. NBC_00569 genomic sequence GGTGCCCCGATACGCTGGATGCATGGATCTCCGGAACATCAGGTACTTCCTCGCCGTGGCGGACACAGGCTCCATCACGGAAGCGGCGAAGACCCTGCACCTCTCTCAGCCGCCGCTGAGCATGGCAATGGCGAAGTTGGAGACGGAACTTGGCGTGACCCTGCTGAACCGGTTGCCGCGAGGTGTCTCGCTGACGCCTGCCGGCCGCTACCTGCAAGCCGCCGGGCTGCGCCTTGTCACGGAGGAACAGCGGCTCTCCGCGGCCCTGCAGGCGATGGGGCAAGGCCTTGAAGGTGAACTCAGAGTCGGCGCCGAGCCCATGGGCTTGTGGCGGGTCGTCAGCACACGCGTAGCGGAGTTCCTGGCCGAGCATCCCAGGGTGTCGCTCGACCTGACGGACGTGGCGCCCTGGGCCCAACTGGAGAATCTCGCCAACGGCTACCTGGATCTGGCAGTGATCCCCGTGCTGCCGCAGGAACCACTGCCGCACATCAACGACGTTGAATTCGACGTCGACATCGTCGCCACTCTGCCGCTCACCCTCGTCGCGCCGAGCAGCTGGGGACTGAACGCCCAAAAGCCCCTGGCCCTCGCATCGTTGAAGGACAGGACGTGGATTCTTCCCGGGAGAGTGCCTGGTACGCGGAGCCTCTCCCGGCTGATCGACGACCGCTTCACCGCTGCGGGTGGCAGCCCCACGACCGTCATCCCGGTACCGACCATGCAGACCGCGGGGACACTGGTCGCCGCTGGGCTCGGTGTCTCGGTGATGAGCGACGAGATGGCCGCAACCCACCCCGGCGTCGACCGCATCCCGGTCGAGGGAGGCTGGCCCGAACTGCCGCTGGGCCTGGTGCGGCGACAGGGCGGGATCGTCACGCCCGTCGCCGCGAGGTTTGCCGCGCTCTTCGGAGTGGATGTCGTGGACGATCAGCCCGAACGAGCTGGTGAGAGGACCCACGGACGGACTACGTAGACCCTCGATCTACGTGGCGGATACGTACTCCTACGGCTGGTGGCCCTCAGTGGGAGACCCGACCTCGGCGACATCCAAGCGGTGTGCGGGTTTCCGCCTCCGGAAGCCCGCCTGTGATCGGCTACCTAGGAGGGAGACGCTGGCCTATCGTCGCTCATCGAACGCCTCCCTTGCCGCTTCCATCTCGCCTGAATGACGTTCGGCCCAGCCGATCAGCGACATGACTCGGTCCGACAGGTCCATGCCGATAGGTGACAGGGAGTACTCGACGTGCCTGCACTCGTCGTCGAAGACGTGTCGGACAATCAGGCCGTCACGCTCCAGCATCCGGAGGTTGAGCGTCAGCATCCTCTGCGAGATGGGACGTTCAGGGACCAGGGCGGCGATGATTCTCCTGATCGTGGACGGCCGGTACGGTCCAGTCCGAGCGATCACCAGCAGCCAGTTTCGCCAGTAGTTCCCGAGGTGGTCTACGACGTTCACAATCGGGTTGTCCTGAGTCGAGTTGAACCGGGACAGTTGCGCGGAGACGTGCTCGAAGAGCTCCTCCTCGGCTGCGTCGATCCAGTGGCTGTCGGTCGGGGCGAGAGCAGCCCGTAACCTCGCCATGGTCTGTGCGCCGCCGTCACTCTCGTCCGAGTTCGCCGTTACCGCCGGACTCTGATCAGCACGACGGCTGTGTGAACGGTCGGTGCACGCGTCGATGGATGCGGATCGGGTGTCGGACATCATCGGCCCATCTTCCCTACAGGTGCCGTCGAAGAGCGAGATGAGAAGCTGCCGGCACCGAGGACGCCGTGGTACGGATCGCTCTCGCCCAACTTCCTCGCGTTCGCAGCGCAGTTCGTCATCACTCGGTCTTTCTCGACTGATCCACGAGCTGGCCCTCGTGGGCGTAGCTTTCGTATGCGTCCGCGAGGTCCACGTATTTGCGGAAGTTCCGCATGTCCGCGAAGTCGCTGCTGCGTACCCGGTTGACGAAGTCGTTGTTCGCGATCTGTGCCCTGCCGACCCCGATCAGGTCGAAGTCCCCGGCCTCCAGGCCCAGGCGAACCCGGGCGATGTCGTCCTCGACCTGCAGCTCGGAGTCTTCGTTGTCGAACATGTCACGGGCGAGGTCGGTGGTCAGCCCCACGCTGCCGATCGCGACGACGGGGAGGTCCGTCATCGTCTTCACCCAGGAGGCCAAGCTGCGCCGCGCATCGAGCTCCGGCCATGCCACTGCGTCGAAGCGGCGGGTGGAGACATGGAACATGTCGGCGCCTGCATCCTGGATACGAGCGAGGAAGGGGCCCAGGGCGTCGGGGTGCTCCGCGATGCGCGCCCCGTAGTCCACCTCCTTCCACTGCGAGAAACGGAACGAGATGATGAAGTCCGGTCCCGTCGCCTCACGTATCGCCGACACGATCTCGGCGGGGTACCGAGCACGGTCCGCGAGGGTGGCGCCTCCGTACTTGTCCTGGCGCTTGTTGGTCTCGTGCCAGAGGAACAGATCGAGAAGGTAGCCGTGGGCACAGTGCACTTCGATCCCGTGCGCGCCGACCTCCTGTGCGATGAGCGCACTCTGGACGTATGCGGCCTTGGTGTCCTCGAGGTCCTGTGCCGTCATCGCCACGCCGTTCGGACGGCCCTCCTGGACGAGCCCCGACGGGCTGAGTGCGGGCTGGTCGGGGAACGGGTTGGGAACCCCGTCGACGATCAGCCGCAATGCGCCGGGATGCCACAGTTGCATGAGGAACGTGTTGTTGCCGGCCCCGGTCACAGCGCGAGCGACGCGCCGCCACTCCTCCGCGGAGTCGTGGCCGATGATGCCGAACAGCGGTTGCCAGTAGGCCGCCGGGTGATCTGGCGCCGCACCTTCGGAGATGATGATCCCCGAGCCACCCTGGCCGCATCGGCGCAAGGTCTCGATCATGTTCTCTGTCGGCGTGTAGTCGCGCATTCCGCGCTGCATGGCCGGCATGACGAAGCGGTTTTGTACCGTGGTTGTATTCACGCGCAGAGGTGTGAACAACGGGTCCGAATTGGACTGAAAATGCATCTTCTGCCCCCAGCGCATGGAAGTTTGAAGGAACGGCCGAGAGGCTAGGCGGCGTGTTGGTGCACGACAAGTGGGTACTTTTTTGTTCGCGTGACGGTCGAATGTCCGGCATGCGCCAGGTGAATCGCTGGACGAAAATTCTGGCTGCTGTCCTCTCGAACTCATAGAAGTTTCTTCCGATTACGGTGATGTCGGCGACGTAGCCAGAAGAGGGCAACCTGCCCCTGGTCGTGGAGGGGCCCAGCTACCTGGACCGAAAGCGATCGATGTTCTTGACATCGAGGACGGGCCGACGCATCCGGTGGACGATCGCGGCACGGAGCCGCTTCGCCGACAGCCTGCCAGTAGGTGATGAGCGACGAGAGGGCGGGATCGTCACCCCCCCCGTCGGCGCGAGGTATGCGGCGCTCCTCGGAGTGGAGGTCGTGGACGATCAGCCCGAACGAGCTGCTCGGGGGACCCGCGGAGGGACTACGTAGACCCGTGATCTACGTGGTGGATACGTACTCCTACGGATGGAGCACGCGCTGCAGGCGGCGGAGGGTGAAACCCGCCAGCCAGCCGGGCTCGGTCACGTGCACGAGCCCGGACGTGGCGATGGACCGGGTGCCGCCCCTACCTGCCAGGGAGAACAATCATGCTGCTGCGCGAACTCGAATGGTTCACGACCCTGGCCGAGACCCAACACATGACGGAAGCCTCGCTGCGCCTCAGCATCAGCCAGCCGACGCTGTCGCGCGCCCTGGCCAGACTCGAGCGCAAACTGGGCGTCCAGCTCTTCGACCGTCACCACAGCGGACTGCGTCTGAACAAGTACGGGGAGATCTTCCACGCGCACGCCGTCCGGGCGATGAGTGAGGTCGACAGGGGCGAGGAACGGATCGCCACCCTGGTCGACCCGCAGCGAGGGTCCGTATCGCTGGGATTCATCCATTCCTTCGGCGGCTGGCTGGTTCCCGACCTCCTGAACGGTTACCGAAAGCTCGCCCCCAGAACCTCTTTCGAGCTGCACGGAGCGGCCTGCGATGCCGTGGTGGACGAGGTGCGTGACGGAACGGTCGACATCGGATTCGTCGCGCCCCAACCTGGCGCCGACGACGTGCAGTGGACCCCTCTCGGGCGCGAACGGCTGTGTCTGTCGGTTCCGCCGGGCCATGCCCTCGAAGGACGCGATCAGGTGGCGATCGCCGAGCTGGCCGCGGAGCCGATGGTGGTCCTCAAGACCGGGTTCGGCTTGCGGCAGATCACTGACAGCCTGTGCGGGCAGGCAGGATTCCGAGCCTGCATCGCCATCGAGGTGACAGAACTGTCCACCCTGCACGCCCTGGTGGCAGCGGGGATGGGCGTGGCAG encodes the following:
- a CDS encoding LysR family transcriptional regulator, producing the protein MDLRNIRYFLAVADTGSITEAAKTLHLSQPPLSMAMAKLETELGVTLLNRLPRGVSLTPAGRYLQAAGLRLVTEEQRLSAALQAMGQGLEGELRVGAEPMGLWRVVSTRVAEFLAEHPRVSLDLTDVAPWAQLENLANGYLDLAVIPVLPQEPLPHINDVEFDVDIVATLPLTLVAPSSWGLNAQKPLALASLKDRTWILPGRVPGTRSLSRLIDDRFTAAGGSPTTVIPVPTMQTAGTLVAAGLGVSVMSDEMAATHPGVDRIPVEGGWPELPLGLVRRQGGIVTPVAARFAALFGVDVVDDQPERAGERTHGRTT
- a CDS encoding winged helix-turn-helix transcriptional regulator produces the protein MMSDTRSASIDACTDRSHSRRADQSPAVTANSDESDGGAQTMARLRAALAPTDSHWIDAAEEELFEHVSAQLSRFNSTQDNPIVNVVDHLGNYWRNWLLVIARTGPYRPSTIRRIIAALVPERPISQRMLTLNLRMLERDGLIVRHVFDDECRHVEYSLSPIGMDLSDRVMSLIGWAERHSGEMEAAREAFDERR
- a CDS encoding oxidoreductase, producing MSSRGQQPEFSSSDSPGACRTFDRHANKKVPTCRAPTRRLASRPFLQTSMRWGQKMHFQSNSDPLFTPLRVNTTTVQNRFVMPAMQRGMRDYTPTENMIETLRRCGQGGSGIIISEGAAPDHPAAYWQPLFGIIGHDSAEEWRRVARAVTGAGNNTFLMQLWHPGALRLIVDGVPNPFPDQPALSPSGLVQEGRPNGVAMTAQDLEDTKAAYVQSALIAQEVGAHGIEVHCAHGYLLDLFLWHETNKRQDKYGGATLADRARYPAEIVSAIREATGPDFIISFRFSQWKEVDYGARIAEHPDALGPFLARIQDAGADMFHVSTRRFDAVAWPELDARRSLASWVKTMTDLPVVAIGSVGLTTDLARDMFDNEDSELQVEDDIARVRLGLEAGDFDLIGVGRAQIANNDFVNRVRSSDFADMRNFRKYVDLADAYESYAHEGQLVDQSRKTE
- a CDS encoding LysR family transcriptional regulator, encoding MLLRELEWFTTLAETQHMTEASLRLSISQPTLSRALARLERKLGVQLFDRHHSGLRLNKYGEIFHAHAVRAMSEVDRGEERIATLVDPQRGSVSLGFIHSFGGWLVPDLLNGYRKLAPRTSFELHGAACDAVVDEVRDGTVDIGFVAPQPGADDVQWTPLGRERLCLSVPPGHALEGRDQVAIAELAAEPMVVLKTGFGLRQITDSLCGQAGFRACIAIEVTELSTLHALVAAGMGVAVVPASWPEGMPGSTAITVPFSDPTAFRDYGAVTRRGGPGSRAAQRFLGYVAGRAHPAATPCRAADEGTGAVALAPAISV